ggcgacgggcgaCTCAAAgtccttggcgttggcgaggccGTTTGAGCCGATCGGGCCAAGTTCGGGCAGCTGGAAGTGACCCTTGTAGAGTTCACAGATGAAGCCCTGCGCGCATTCCTGCGGGTTGGGGTCAACACGGTCGACGGTAAACTTGAGGCCGCGCTGGATGACGGCAATGTAGAGCGGCGAGACGGTCATCTTGCCAAACTCGGTGGTGATGAGAAGCTCTCCCTTGACAGggacgatgaggaagtCGCCGTCCGAGTTGTAGAACGACTTGTTGCCCATGTTCTTGGAAAAGTTGTAAAAGTGAATCGCGatgccgtccttgagctgcgTGTCGCCGGCACCGCCAAGAGTCACGATGCCGTCAACAAAGTCAACGTCCTCAGCACCCTCGAATGTGAGCGGGTCCCAACGGAGTTGCTGGGGCGTGGGCTCAATGTCGGGCGAGAACGGGTGGAAGCTCGAGAGCATCTTCTTGTTGCCATTGTAGGGCGAGAACGGCTGGTGCTGAACCGAAGGCCGAagctgtcgtcagctgcATACACAGAAATCCAAGCAGCGCAACTCACGCGATAAACCCAGGAGCGCTGGTTGAGGTGGCGGGGGGCGGTGAACGCAGTGCCAGAGATACACTCGGTGTACAGGCCATGGGGCGCCTTCTGGGGGTTGTTGCCAAGCTTGGGCAGCGAGTCGGGAACAGCCTGGGACTCGAAGTGGTTGCCAAAGCCGTCTGCGATGTGAGCGGGGGATGGAGCCGATCCAGCCGACACTACTTACGCTGGTACTTGAGGCCGGA
Above is a genomic segment from Cutaneotrichosporon cavernicola HIS019 DNA, chromosome: 1 containing:
- a CDS encoding uncharacterized protein (homogentisate 1,2-dioxygenase) — protein: MPADKIDVSGLKYQHGFGNHFESQAVPDSLPKLGNNPQKAPHGLYTECISGTAFTAPRHLNQRSWVYRLRPSVQHQPFSPYNGNKKMLSSFHPFSPDIEPTPQQLRWDPLTFEGAEDVDFVDGIVTLGGAGDTQLKDGIAIHFYNFSKNMGNKSFYNSDGDFLIVPVKGELLITTEFGKMTVSPLYIAVIQRGLKFTVDRVDPNPQECAQGFICELYKGHFQLPELGPIGSNGLANAKDFESPVAAYENKKGDYTVVNKFVGKLFTYDQGHSPYDVVSYSGNYVPYRYDLRKFNTMGTISYDHPDPSIFTVLTAPTGDQPGTAVCDFVIFPPRWLVGENTFRPPWFHRNVMAEFMGNIEGVYDAKAEGFMPGGASLHNMNTAHGPDADTFTKATNAELKPHKVGEGSMAFMFESAYQIVTTKWAISESGKIQQDYWKAWQGLDNVSDL